agcctggtgcaggtctacaattttgtctctgttctcctttgacagctctttggtcttggccatagtggagtttggagtatgactgtttgaggttgtggacaggtgtcttttatactgataacgagttcaaaaaggtgccattaatacaggtaacgagtggaggacagaggagcctcttaaagaagaagttacaggtctgtgagagccagaaatcttgcttgtttgtaggtgaccaaatacttattttaccaaggaatttaccaattcattcattaaaaatcctacgaTGTGATTTtcgggattttttttctcattttgtctctcatagttgaggtatacctatgataaaaattacaggcatctctcatctttttaaatgggagaacttgcacaattggtggctgactaaatacttttttgccccactgtatatgtaattaaaatgacaaatatataaaaaaatgtatgtttgatgCTTCTGCAAGAGATGTAGAGATGTGTGTGGCGCACAAATGcaaatcatttgttttcttttattttcagtgaatAGTTTGTGTCTTTATCGTCATGTTTCTTAAATGAAACTGCTGTGGGTGCGACAATGCGCTGTTTAGTGAACAAACTTGTTAATGCTCACATACTTTTGGTGGACTTAATACAACTTTGTAGACTAATCCCTTAAAAGcgccttttatttttaagttctAACAGTATCCAAGCGATCTTAAAGCTGGTAGTTTAACACTCTTAATTGTAAATGCtgatttattgattataaatgcttcggaaatattaatataactctgttgtacttggatatgttaaggtgatgcaatgcccggttatactgcgtttctttctaaatgtatagtttctagagccatggcgtcataatgatggcattaagaggtggaataattcaggtaggactgtgcaggacatcactgaaggcctaggtgtgtAATGCGAGGCCCGCCActgagtaatggattacatgtaacgggatacacaaaaaaaactaaatgtattccCTGATTggtaaaaaaattaaaaaaggatgtTATCAATTTATTGTCACATTTCTAAAAAGTGGGAATTTTAAGCACAATTACATTGttagtaaaaaactaaaaagagcatCCAGTGTTTGTTGCAAAGGAGTGTGAAGTGTGAATATATAcgcctgaatctgctttatggttttcactttctttggtttatCTGATCTTTTGTTAATTCAGCAGGTAAACcaatatgttcataaaatagtgtgtgtgatcttaACTGTATGTATTGTACTACAGTATGTATGTAAACTGAAACAGAGccttttctgtcagctcagattttatttctgcttttttttttttaaactgaaaggcaggttttcctataaataaaatcatttttggtTCTCAATAtattggtttctttttttctgaggtCACATTGTTCGGTTTTCTTATAAATACgcaaaaaaacatctttttgatatttgttttctcttggATTTAAACTAGGattctgaatacattttctgtttacagAACTATGTCTTGTAACTAGGGTTGTCAAACgattaaacattttaatctaATTAATCACAAGATTTTTTGAATTAATTTCGATTAATCACAATCCTAAATATGACTGAaaaattcacattttctgtgtACTGTTCTCAgaacagaaagataaatgaCAAGAAGcagatattacatttgttctttaataatgacaaatcaaacattttttttaattctaaacAATTTTGGCAACTCAGCCATCGCTCTTTTTCTTTAGCAAATACAGGATAGGTGAATGGaacaattttctttttgaacaaaCCACACTTTCAGACAATTACATGTGGCCCTTTTACCTTTTGTGTATTCATCTTTTAGCCAGTTGCTAAGGCAAACTAACTGGTTAACATTTTCTGAACGTAAAGCGGACCGTTTCTTCTGAACAATATGGCCTGCGACTGAGAAGAGTCGTTCGCACGGAACCTTGGATGCAGGAGTCACTATATATTTGCGGGCAAGCAGGGCCAGCTTGTCATGTGCTCCTGAATGAGCAGCCCACCACTGCATGGGGCAGTCCTCCGTACTTATGACgctcttctgttttcattacGGTTAAAGCAAATGACTTCAGTTCCCAGGTTTTAGTGATGTGATGCGCTGTCACACCCAGATAACTGTTGTTACTCACGGAGGTCCAGTGGTCTCCTGTCAAAGCAACATATTCCGCTGAAGCCAAATCCTCTTCCTTCGTTTTCTTTTTAGCGTCATATAGTTCGTTGATTTTAGTTATCACTGTACCTCTCGACTGTGGCTTGTAGAATGTGTCTAAAGTTGCCACTTTCAAAACTTCTGCGAGGACCGTGTCCTCGACAATACTAATCGGTCTACAGTCCTTGGCTATCCATCTGGCAATTGTGTCTCTCAGCTTCTCAGACGTAGACTTACTTAATACCCTGCATTCGGTGAGGGTGGTCTGACGCATGCCAGGCGTAACACCTGAAGTTGAAGCCCCAACAAATGAATGCTTGGCGTTAAGATGGTACTTAAGGCTCGAGGTGCTTCGGTGAAATGAAAAGTCCTTCCTGCAGTGTGAGCAAACCACAACAAGTTTGTGTACTgttccatctttgttttttttatactcgAACTGTCCATCCAGAGGGCCAACAGGTTCCTCGGACTCCTCCATGTTGCTCGTGTCAGCCATGCCTTTTACGTGACGAGGAATGACGCGGCGGGGGTTTAATTGTGGGCAAATCAGGGCGGGAATGCGTTAAAAAAATGATCGCCGTTAATTCCAGAAATTAATCATCTCGCGTTAACGCGTTAATTTTGACAGCCCTACTtgtaacataatacatttaaagtaaccctcccagcATTGATAGTGAATGTAGTGTGCACACACTGAGGGGGTGTGTGTATCCCACAGAGGAGCTCTGGGACCTCAGCAGTGAGTCATGGAGATATTAAGAAGACATGAGAGAAGACATACGGTACTCACTGATCTCTGGTCGGGTTCAGGGGACGAGCCCTTCTCTGCAATTCTTCTCCTGTAACAAATGAAGGCCAGCCATGTTAGGGGGGTCCACATCACATACTGTTATTCACCACACTCTAAATATTTTGAGTAAAGCCATTATTCCGAATACAATCATGAGAGAGTGTGAAATGCTTATTCAGAAGGTATTAAATTAAAGTACCATTGAGATAACATAGGATGTCTATTATTGTGGAATGAGCAGTGTGTGGGGGGTGAGCCTACCTCCTGGCCAACAGGGCGCTCATCTCCTCCATGAGCccccctcctgcagacagagggCCGTTGCctctgacttcagatttggcCCCTGCGGCCCCTCCAGCCCCCAACATGGCTGCTGCATCATCACTCTAAATAcattaagcacacacacaacacgttGTTTACAGCGGGACGTATCAACgctgcttttttattgattgattgattgattttataTCAGAAAAGTCATAACAATTGAAAAATGCTAAtgatttttctccattttatggttcatttcagttttaattgaCAGAACTGCATGTACAGACCTCTGTGATGAGATGCAGCAGaagttgagtgtgtgtgtgtctgtgtgtgtgtgtgtatgtgtgtgtgtgtgtgtgtgtgtgtgtgtgtgtgtgtgtgtgttttactgacAGTGATGCTGTGTGTATCTGGGCTGCAGAACACAGACATGATGTACGTGCAGCTGCTCGCCTAAACACTTATCATGTGATGCAGAGCTGTGAGAGCGGGAtcaggcagccaatcagagctcacCCTGGGCACTTTGCGCAGCTTGGCTCCAGCGAGGGCGGCGGCCAGGCCTGAGACAGGACGCTCCTCTGCAGGAGAGAACAGGCCGGCGGGGAGGGGGGGAGCCGGCGGAGGCAGTGGGAGTCCGGGAGGAGGAGGCGGACCTGGTGGAGTAAAGGGGGTCCCGCCTGGAGTGAATGTAGGGGGCagtggagggggtgggggtgggggagggtgGCCGGCTGGGATGGTGGTGTTGGAGGTCACAGTGGAGCCGGGAGGCAggggtggaggtggtggaggcGTGGGGGTGGTCAACCCTGGGGTCTGTAAACAGACCACAtctgtagggggggggggggggggggggggggaaatgggAGATGACAGAGGAATGGAAGTTAAGTTCAAACTTTCACTCATCAGCAAAGCTTCACCCCCCAACAAATACTACCAACCCTGTGTTAATATTAGTGGGATATAGACACAGCTACTCTGTTGCCCTGGAACCTGCAGAGTCCTGTTTTAataaacatgaaacacacacatcaggaaaACATGCAGCATTAGACCCAGCCACAGGAAGCATCACCAACGGTTATTatgttaaaaacattataaGATATATCATAATAATAAGTGACCATCTCCGGAGGGTGCACGTTTAAATAAAGTGAGCGCAgacagagtcacacacacacacacacacacacacacacacacacacacacacacacacacacacacacacacacacacacacacacacacacacacacacacacacacacacacacacacacacacacacacacacacacaatgtcctaAAGACCATCAAGTTGGGCAGCAGTTGTTTTAAGTCAAGATCATCTGCCTACAGATAGCAGTGGTCTTTGATAAAGTTGATAACATTTATAATGTGTGAGCTTGTCCTTTTAAACTCAACAGCAGACATACTTCACTCAATAATCACGTTGCTCCCAACTCCATGAGAGAGAGGCTCCTGCTCGGGCCCCACACTGtgagaaggatgcacacacagatgcaaacacacatgccgCTGATGAGCCCCCCCACAGCTGTTTTTATGGTAAGGGGCACCTTCAGACACCTGTGTGATCACACACCCCCCCCCTGCCCTGCTGTTAGTGTGTCAGTAGGAAAGCAGTGAGAAACTAGGGGAGAGCggcagtgagagagagagcagaatgTGGACTGGAGGCCTTACCCTGGGGCGGACAGGACGAGCCCCCCCCCTCTTGGCCTGTGGAGGTGTTCCACTCCCCTGGCCTGGACAGGCCAAGGCCCTCCGGGGGGGGGCAGAGCTCAGCAGAGGTGGCGGCGGCTGCAGCAGGGGGTGCTGTGGAGGGAGAGGGCACACCAGGAGCCTGggatgaggaggggggagacaaGACGAAGGAAGAGGATGGAGACGGAGCTatgggggaggggagagggggcgGGGTAGGTGGGGGAGGCGGGGTGGGGCAGGCGATGCCAATAGGAGTGTGGCTGTGTGGGATGGTCACGGGAGAAGGTGCAGGGAACATGGGCGGGCCGTTGGGGGCCGGTGAGGGGGGCTTCTGGGtgaaaggggagggggcagcAATTGGGACTAGCGGTCTGAGGCCTGCAGCCTTCCCTTGGGGGCTGCTTGTCATGACAGGGGGTGAGGGGGGCAGTGGCGTGAAGTTGCTCGCTGACCACACCACAGAGTTGGGCGGGGGGGGTAGGGAGGGGGCAGTAAGTGGGACTTGCTGTCGCCTCGGCACTGTGGCGTAGTGGGGCAGGACCGGGTGGAAGGCAGAACCCAATGAGGTGGCAAACCGGGACGCCGAATGCCTTAACGGGGGGGTGGGCGGGGTAGTGGAGGAAGACAAGTGTGACCCAGGGGCCAGGTAGGAAGGTGAGGGAGGGGATACGGGCATGGAGGACGTCCTGCTGTACGCCTGAGGTGTGGGGGTGTACAGGGTGCTTTCGAAGGCTAAATGTACAAAGAGAAAAACCAAGGTGAAGGACGACACAGGACagaagggaaggagagaaggaaggaaggaagcagCCGTCATGCAGGAGGAGACGGCAGGTTAGggaaaaaggagggagggaggaaaaaagagaagggggagaTGAAGCAGGAAGAATGGTTTAATCCAGGTTGTGTACTCCGTTAGTGGACAGGTGTTAGCACcggagacacacaaacacacatcgtGTGGGtggcaaagaaagaaagggaaaacacacacacacacacacacacacacacacacacacacacacacacacacacacacacacacacacacacacacacacaggagtttGTTTTTTGCAGGATGTTTATGAGGCGTCTCCTAAACCCTTCCTGCTCCATGAGCTACCTGACTGATTACCTTCAGTGTGTTGTAAATGCTCTGAAGGGAAGGGCTTAGCATCGCTGCACACTGTTCAGAGGAGCTGCCGTATGTTATGAAGGGGGGGAGGGTGAGTGGGTTCAAAGTGGTTCGCCTGTTCCTTACTAATTTTGTCTTCCTACGAATTCCTTATTCTGCCAACATATTCTGCATTGAAAAACCCTGACATAATATCAAATTTACTATCGTGAATGGTTTATACAATCAGTCACATATCCACACTTCCCATCTGgcaacatgacacacacacacacacacacacacacacacacacacacacacacacacacacacacacacacacacacacacacacacacacacacacacacacacacacacacacaaactctctttctctcttctgtgtGTATTCTGAGAGCTCAGTATTTACCCTTAACCTTTTCAACTGAAGTAaatatggggtcagatcagtctcataatacacaaatgcacacaggaTTCACACTTCtatttcaggatccacacaaatgttttccaatgcacacacaaatgtgttccgtttcatatacatgtaaatggatacaaaaaagttttacatatgtatttttgatccagacatttgtttttcgtgtcaaaccgctgaacctgcaaacACTAACTgctctgtgcatggatcgctgtgcattcgtgtgtgggttttttgagactcccctgacgctcacccgattcgtacttgtaatgttttctatctatagccaatcagatgtctcctccattatAAGCCAGTCCCATGAGCGCGCCCCCAagagggtatgatttcttgcgttcATGACATAGTgcttcatatacgcattttgtgctgtccggagctgacaggtcaacttcaacatggcgtctagCATAAGTGtaagtgataagtgtctctgtgtgaaTGATTTAATATGTTTTAGGTATGAATTCTTGTGATGTcagtgatgtgttactgttagcatggaagtcATATGGGTGGCAAGTTAGCTATAAAATGCTTATAGACTATACCTAGGACCTTAACGTCAGCTCTAAATGTTCAATTCCACTccattaaacacaatggaatatattttaaatactaatTTGAGTCGGAAAGTTTGAATTCATTCTTGCTAAGCTGTCCCTAAAAACGAAaacaagagaatgaaagaagttaaagacatttatggctaatgttagctatttaaGGTAATAATCCAaggtagtctattagcattatgTAGCCAACTTGCCAGCAAATGCTAGCATTACATGccacccatattacttccatgctaacagtaacacatcactaacgtcacaagaattcatacctaaagcatatttaatcattcacgcagagacacttatcacCTACACTTGTGCTAGACGCTGTGTTGACCTatcagctccggacagcgcaaaaCGCGTTTATGAAGCGCTACGTCATAaacgcaagaaatcataccctgTAGGGGCGCgttcatgtgattggcttagaatggaagagacatctgattggctatagatagaaaacattacCAATTACAAATCGGGTGActgtcaggggagtctcaaaaaacccacacacgaatgcacagcgatccatgcacagagagcggtttgtgtatgcaggttcagcggtttgaaacgtaaaacaaatatgtgtggatcaaaaatacacatgtaaaactttttttgtatccgtttacatgtatatgaaatggaacacatttgtgtgtgcactgaaaaacatttgtgtggatcctgaaatacaagtgtgaatccttctgtgtgcatttgggtattatgagactgatctgaccccataaaGTAAATGGCTATTTCCACTTCCACTccacaagacacacacaaacctcgCTCTTCTTAACAAACACAATTCTCTACACGTTGCTTCTTTCTTCCATCCTTCCATGCTCTTCCCCTTGGCGTTACACCATCAGGCCCCAGCTCAGCTCTGATTTCACAATAACCACAGGTTCAAAGCAAATACAGAGAGCtggacacatgcacacaggaagaatatgtgcacatacacacacattagaagAAGGCAAGCCAATACTGAAGCCAGGCATCACGTCGGAAAAACCAAATTTGGGAgaaattcaacaaaataaaaaaattaacgGCAGGAAAATCACtgcatcaaacaaacaaaatgaaaaatacatgtaaGTATTATCCATCACATGTATTCTGAAAGTCTATGcagaacttgtgtgtgtgtgtgtgtgtgtgtttttttgtgtgagtgtgtgaatgtgcgtgcatgcgtgtttgtgtgtgtgtgtgtgtgtgtgtgtgtgtgtgtgtgtgtgtgtgtgtgtgtgtgtgtgtgtgtgtaaagcagcaAAAACTTATCCTGACAATAGCGAAGCCGTGCTATACAGCTTTAAATGTTAGATAATCCCATGCTCATTGAAACAAATAGACATGTGTATGTGaggtccagtgtgtgtgtgtgtgtgtgtgtgtgtgtgtttgtgtgtgtgtgtttatgcatgacATGTTAAATAACTCCTCCCTCCTATCCTGgggcacacactcacatcttCTCCctgatgatgtatttttagCCTGTGAGTAAtatcactttgtgtgtgtgtatgtgtgtgtgtgtgtgtgtgtgtgtgtgtgtgtgtgtgtgtgtgtgtgtgtgtgtgtgtgtgtgtgtgtgtgtgtttgtgtgagtgtgtttgtgtgagtgtgtgaacgtgcatgcatgcgtgtttgtgtgtgtgtgtgtgtgtgtgtgtgtgtgtaaagcagcaCAAACTTATCCTGACAATAGCGAAGCAGTGCTATACagctttaaatgttatataatccCATGCTCATTGAAACAAATAGACATTTGTATGGGaggtccagtgtgtgtgtgtgtgtgtgtgtgtgtgtgtgtgtgtgtgtgtgtgtgtgtgtgtgtgtgtgtgtgtgtgtgtgtgtgtgtgtgtgtgtgattatgcaTGACATGTTAAATAACTCCTCCCTCCTATCCTGgggcacacactcacatcttCTCCctgatgatgtatttttagCCTGTGAGTAAcatcactttgtgtgtgtgtgtgtgtgtgtgtgtgtgtgtgtgtgtgtgtgtgtgtgtgtgtgtgtgtgtgtgcgcgcgtgtgtgtgtgtgtgtgtgtgtgtgtgtgtgtgtgtgtgtgtgtgtgtgtgtgtgtgtgtgtgtgtgtgtgtgtgtgtgtgtgctaacagGCTGTGTGGCCGAGATTGGGCCGAGAATATTCTCAGCTTTTTATGCTCTAAACTTCAGACAAACTGGAGatttcctgcagagagagagtcACTACATTAAGTGACACCATGACAGTTTAGTGGACAGGTAGCACATTTATACCACATTTAAGTGGCTGTGCCCCAACACCTCAGACTGACCGTAGCCTGGTCTCAGTtcacacacaatgaaatataAGGTATATAAAGCTAAATATAGCTTCATTTTTGAGAGTGTTGAGGATGCAACTTATTTACCCACAGTGCAATGCACAAAGCAGATGTAAGAGCTACCAACTTAAGAGCAAATTGTGGAttgcagaaaaaataaactattacATCCTTCGAAAAACATGtctatttgaaaatgtaatagcCATATTAATGAGTAAATGTTTGATGGACATGCAAACAGCAAAGTGAGGCTGAAAACTCAGTTGAGGTTCAGGAAACCAGGCTTTATATgtttaataaaagaaagaacTCCATTCATGACTTAGCTGAATCACCCCTATTATAGCATTCTGCCCCTAGTATTCTTCCTAATGTTCCTAAAGAATCCCATGCCCAACGCTTCTAAAGACACCCTTCCTCAGCCTTAAcgagagggtgtgtgtgtgtgtatgtgtgtgtgtgtgtgtgtgtaagcaggGCTGAGCATCACTCACCAGCGTTGGAAATgcgtctccctctctcccagtcctgctgctctctgtccaGCT
The sequence above is drawn from the Eleginops maclovinus isolate JMC-PN-2008 ecotype Puerto Natales chromosome 15, JC_Emac_rtc_rv5, whole genome shotgun sequence genome and encodes:
- the enah gene encoding protein enabled homolog isoform X3 gives rise to the protein MTRDSEQSICQARAAVMVYDDGNKKWVPAGGSTGFSRVHIYHHTGNNAFRVVGRKIQDHQVVINCAIPKGLKYNQATQTFHQWRDARQVYGLNFGSKEDANVFASAMMHALEVLNSQDSGPTLPRQGPQVQNGPSPEEMDLQRRQLQELQRQKEMEREHQELERQERERQEQERLERDVLERERQERERQERERQERERQERERQERERQECEVEREAQAEMEHQEQQERSERELLEREKAEREHEQLDREQQDWERGRRISNAAFESTLYTPTPQAYSRTSSMPVSPPSPSYLAPGSHLSSSTTPPTPPLRHSASRFATSLGSAFHPVLPHYATVPRRQQVPLTAPSLPPPPNSVVWSASNFTPLPPSPPVMTSSPQGKAAGLRPLVPIAAPSPFTQKPPSPAPNGPPMFPAPSPVTIPHSHTPIGIACPTPPPPPTPPPLPSPIAPSPSSSFVLSPPSSSQAPGVPSPSTAPPAAAAATSAELCPPPEGLGLSRPGEWNTSTGQEGGGSSCPPQDVVCLQTPGLTTPTPPPPPPLPPGSTVTSNTTIPAGHPPPPPPPPLPPTFTPGGTPFTPPGPPPPPGLPLPPPAPPLPAGLFSPAEERPVSGLAAALAGAKLRKVPRSDDAAAMLGAGGAAGAKSEVRGNGPLSAGGGLMEEMSALLARRRRIAEKGSSPEPDQRSEEGEINTTPKVSACSTPDMPRKPWDRTNTMNGSKSPVIGRTLWTR
- the enah gene encoding protein enabled homolog isoform X2 — translated: MSEQSICQARAAVMVYDDGNKKWVPAGGSTGFSRVHIYHHTGNNAFRVVGRKIQDHQVVINCAIPKGLKYNQATQTFHQWRDARQVYGLNFGSKEDANVFASAMMHALEVLNSQDSGPTLPRQGPQVQNGPSPEEMDLQRRQLQELQRQKEMEREHQELERQERERQEQERLERDVLERERQERERQERERQERERQERERQERERQECEVEREAQAEMEHQEQQERSERELLEREKAEREHEQLDREQQDWERGRRISNAAFESTLYTPTPQAYSRTSSMPVSPPSPSYLAPGSHLSSSTTPPTPPLRHSASRFATSLGSAFHPVLPHYATVPRRQQVPLTAPSLPPPPNSVVWSASNFTPLPPSPPVMTSSPQGKAAGLRPLVPIAAPSPFTQKPPSPAPNGPPMFPAPSPVTIPHSHTPIGIACPTPPPPPTPPPLPSPIAPSPSSSFVLSPPSSSQAPGVPSPSTAPPAAAAATSAELCPPPEGLGLSRPGEWNTSTGQEGGGSSCPPQDVVCLQTPGLTTPTPPPPPPLPPGSTVTSNTTIPAGHPPPPPPPPLPPTFTPGGTPFTPPGPPPPPGLPLPPPAPPLPAGLFSPAEERPVSGLAAALAGAKLRKVPRSDDAAAMLGAGGAAGAKSEVRGNGPLSAGGGLMEEMSALLARRRRIAEKGSSPEPDQRSEEGEINTTPKVSACSTPDMPRKPWDRTNTMNGSKSPVIGRPKSTPTPTASLSANGVPTEAVDYDRLKQDIMDEMRKELSKLKEELIDAIREELGRSSTA
- the enah gene encoding protein enabled homolog isoform X1, with translation MTRDSEQSICQARAAVMVYDDGNKKWVPAGGSTGFSRVHIYHHTGNNAFRVVGRKIQDHQVVINCAIPKGLKYNQATQTFHQWRDARQVYGLNFGSKEDANVFASAMMHALEVLNSQDSGPTLPRQGPQVQNGPSPEEMDLQRRQLQELQRQKEMEREHQELERQERERQEQERLERDVLERERQERERQERERQERERQERERQERERQECEVEREAQAEMEHQEQQERSERELLEREKAEREHEQLDREQQDWERGRRISNAAFESTLYTPTPQAYSRTSSMPVSPPSPSYLAPGSHLSSSTTPPTPPLRHSASRFATSLGSAFHPVLPHYATVPRRQQVPLTAPSLPPPPNSVVWSASNFTPLPPSPPVMTSSPQGKAAGLRPLVPIAAPSPFTQKPPSPAPNGPPMFPAPSPVTIPHSHTPIGIACPTPPPPPTPPPLPSPIAPSPSSSFVLSPPSSSQAPGVPSPSTAPPAAAAATSAELCPPPEGLGLSRPGEWNTSTGQEGGGSSCPPQDVVCLQTPGLTTPTPPPPPPLPPGSTVTSNTTIPAGHPPPPPPPPLPPTFTPGGTPFTPPGPPPPPGLPLPPPAPPLPAGLFSPAEERPVSGLAAALAGAKLRKVPRSDDAAAMLGAGGAAGAKSEVRGNGPLSAGGGLMEEMSALLARRRRIAEKGSSPEPDQRSEEGEINTTPKVSACSTPDMPRKPWDRTNTMNGSKSPVIGRPKSTPTPTASLSANGVPTEAVDYDRLKQDIMDEMRKELSKLKEELIDAIREELGRSSTA